A genome region from Thermoanaerobacterium xylanolyticum LX-11 includes the following:
- a CDS encoding HEPN domain-containing protein, whose product MKENYDEYKQWLNYAEDDYKAANELLKAKLYNVVCFYSQQSIEKYLKAYLIYNGINPPRVHHLITLIRIINKFSDAFDEFIDDVKTVDMYYIPSRYPDAPIGSLPDGMPNEDDAKKALEVAANIRKRIKEIIR is encoded by the coding sequence ATGAAAGAAAATTATGATGAATATAAACAATGGCTTAATTATGCAGAGGATGATTATAAAGCAGCCAATGAATTATTAAAAGCAAAGTTATACAATGTTGTTTGCTTTTATTCTCAGCAATCAATAGAAAAATACTTAAAAGCATATCTAATATATAACGGAATAAATCCGCCTAGGGTACATCATTTAATAACTTTAATAAGAATTATTAATAAATTTTCAGATGCTTTTGATGAATTTATAGACGATGTAAAAACTGTTGATATGTATTATATACCGTCTAGGTATCCAGATGCTCCTATAGGGAGCCTTCCTGATGGTATGCCTAATGAGGATGATGCAAAAAAAGCATTAGAGGTTGCTGCTAATATAAGGAAGCGTATTAAAGAAATTATAAGATAA
- a CDS encoding nucleotidyltransferase domain-containing protein: MQAAELIDYSLEKELKIIVDAIIEKCNPEKIILFGSMANGKSNVWSDIDLVIIMDTDLRYIDRLLYVSKAIKSDLPIDFLVYTPEEERRFIETNNLFYTKEVIEKGKVLYERKL, from the coding sequence ATGCAAGCTGCGGAGTTAATTGATTATTCACTGGAAAAGGAATTAAAAATTATAGTTGATGCAATTATAGAAAAGTGCAATCCTGAAAAAATAATTTTATTTGGTTCGATGGCCAATGGAAAGTCAAATGTCTGGAGTGATATAGATTTAGTAATTATAATGGATACAGATTTAAGGTATATAGATAGGCTATTATATGTTTCTAAAGCCATAAAATCTGATTTACCTATTGACTTTTTGGTATATACGCCTGAGGAAGAAAGACGTTTTATAGAGACTAATAACTTATTCTACACGAAAGAAGTAATAGAGAAAGGTAAAGTTTTATATGAAAGAAAATTATGA
- a CDS encoding type II toxin-antitoxin system HicA family toxin — MPTWKELKRFLERDGWELYKKTDHYFYIKRDKDGNIRRTKVSMGSGEIKKHLWQEILKKQLQVTEDYFNSKI; from the coding sequence ATGCCAACATGGAAAGAATTAAAACGCTTTTTAGAAAGAGACGGTTGGGAATTGTATAAAAAAACAGATCATTACTTTTATATAAAGCGCGATAAAGATGGAAATATACGACGCACAAAGGTTTCAATGGGTAGCGGCGAAATAAAGAAGCATTTATGGCAAGAGATCCTAAAAAAGCAATTACAAGTTACGGAAGATTATTTTAACAGCAAGATATAA
- the serA gene encoding phosphoglycerate dehydrogenase produces the protein MKVLVTERIAESGIEYLKNHADVDFKLDLSREELLNIIGDYDAIVVRSVTNVDRELISKGKNLKVIGRAGNGVDNIDLLAATEKGIIVVNTPEGNIISAAEHTIGLMLSIARNIPQAYIGAKNGDFRRNKFKGVELSGKTVGIIGLGRIGSLVATRLAAFDMKVIAYDPYIPDSRFEKFGARKVSFDELLQESDFITIHTPKTEETIDIISHEEFKKVKKGVRIVNCARGGLINEEALYDAVKEGIVAAAALDVFKVEPSYDREKQDFHNKLLELPNVVVTPHLGASTIEAQNNVGISVAKEVITALSGKLYGNIVNLPDVKADEFGELKPYMKLCEAMGSLYYQISDVPAKTVEIIYRGEISSLNTEVVTLHALKGLLKPALKEGISIVNARLRAKEMGIEVIDGKIEEIDHYSSLVTITVIDTKGEAYKFSGTTYGDEIRIVEYLGHRVNFEPTEYMLFVKNKDVPGVIGHIGNVLGDFGINISSMHVSPNKNDGTALMIVNTDREIPIEAVESLNKLNSILRAKAVRNLI, from the coding sequence GTGAAAGTATTGGTGACGGAGAGAATTGCCGAAAGCGGCATAGAGTACCTTAAAAATCATGCGGATGTGGATTTTAAACTGGATCTATCAAGAGAAGAACTCTTAAATATCATAGGCGATTACGATGCAATAGTCGTAAGAAGTGTTACAAACGTAGATAGAGAGCTTATATCAAAAGGGAAAAACCTAAAAGTAATAGGAAGGGCAGGCAATGGCGTCGATAATATAGACCTTTTGGCAGCAACGGAAAAAGGCATAATTGTCGTAAATACTCCTGAAGGCAACATCATATCGGCTGCAGAGCATACGATTGGGCTTATGCTATCTATTGCCAGAAACATACCGCAGGCTTACATTGGTGCAAAAAATGGCGACTTCAGGAGAAACAAGTTTAAAGGCGTAGAGCTAAGCGGCAAAACAGTAGGCATAATTGGACTTGGCAGGATAGGATCATTAGTTGCAACGAGGCTTGCAGCATTTGACATGAAGGTAATCGCTTATGACCCTTATATACCAGACAGCCGCTTTGAAAAGTTTGGCGCAAGAAAAGTATCATTTGACGAGCTTTTGCAAGAATCCGACTTTATAACTATCCATACACCAAAGACGGAGGAGACCATTGACATAATAAGCCATGAGGAATTTAAAAAAGTCAAAAAAGGTGTAAGAATTGTAAACTGCGCAAGAGGCGGTCTTATAAATGAAGAAGCTTTGTACGACGCAGTCAAAGAAGGAATTGTTGCTGCGGCTGCATTGGACGTATTCAAAGTTGAACCGTCTTATGACAGGGAAAAGCAGGATTTTCACAATAAACTTTTAGAGCTTCCAAATGTGGTAGTTACTCCACATTTAGGTGCTTCAACTATAGAAGCGCAAAACAATGTAGGCATATCTGTCGCAAAAGAAGTGATAACGGCATTAAGTGGGAAACTTTACGGCAACATAGTAAATCTCCCTGATGTAAAGGCCGATGAATTTGGAGAATTGAAGCCATACATGAAGCTTTGCGAAGCAATGGGTTCACTTTACTATCAGATAAGCGATGTGCCTGCAAAAACGGTAGAGATAATATACAGAGGAGAAATATCCAGTCTAAATACAGAAGTCGTCACGCTTCACGCATTGAAAGGACTTTTAAAACCTGCCTTAAAAGAAGGCATAAGCATTGTAAATGCAAGGCTAAGGGCAAAGGAAATGGGTATAGAAGTCATAGATGGCAAGATAGAAGAAATAGATCACTATTCAAGCCTTGTCACCATAACTGTGATTGACACAAAAGGGGAAGCTTATAAGTTTTCAGGGACAACTTATGGCGATGAAATACGTATCGTAGAATACTTGGGGCACAGGGTTAACTTTGAGCCTACAGAGTACATGCTTTTTGTTAAAAATAAAGATGTGCCTGGGGTAATTGGACACATCGGAAATGTATTGGGGGACTTTGGCATAAACATATCTTCCATGCATGTAAGCCCCAATAAAAACGACGGGACTGCTCTCATGATCGTAAATACAGATAGAGAAATCCCTATTGAGGCCGTAGAATCATTAAACAAACTAAACAGCATATTGAGGGCAAAGGCAGTCAGAAATTTGATATGA
- a CDS encoding pyridoxal-phosphate-dependent aminotransferase family protein, which translates to MKNRILMTPGPTMVPKEVLDVCHLQPYHHRTPEYFKLFSDLNSNLKKIFKTNMDVLTLTSSGTGGMEAVVANLFKRGDKVLVASIGHFGERFYDITKAYGLDSDIIDFGWGNAVHLDILNDALKKDKYKALIVTQNETSTGVTNDVKSIADVAKKHGTLIVVDAVSSLGGIPLNMDEWGLDAVITCSQKCLMSPPGLSFVALSERAWQMAEESDLPKYYFDLKKARKGVQSEKPENPYTPAVSTIMAVKKATDMLLNIGMDTVYKNQHAIGEKVRKTVKDMGLKLFPDEAISSDLLTAVQVPEGYKAGDIINYMSEKGILVTGGQGHLKGKIIRIGHMGYVTDEMLNLTFNALKSALLDLS; encoded by the coding sequence ATGAAAAATAGGATTCTCATGACACCGGGACCTACTATGGTGCCAAAGGAAGTGTTGGACGTATGCCATCTTCAGCCGTATCACCATAGGACGCCGGAATATTTTAAATTATTTTCAGATCTTAATTCAAACCTTAAAAAGATATTTAAGACAAACATGGATGTGTTGACGCTGACATCGTCAGGTACAGGCGGTATGGAGGCCGTCGTGGCAAATCTTTTTAAAAGAGGCGATAAAGTCTTGGTGGCCAGCATAGGCCATTTTGGAGAGAGGTTTTACGACATAACAAAAGCCTACGGACTTGATTCTGATATCATTGATTTTGGTTGGGGCAATGCAGTCCATCTTGACATTTTAAATGATGCATTGAAAAAAGATAAGTACAAGGCTTTGATTGTGACACAGAATGAAACGTCAACAGGTGTCACAAACGATGTAAAATCAATAGCTGATGTAGCCAAAAAGCACGGTACGCTTATCGTAGTTGACGCTGTAAGCTCATTAGGCGGCATACCACTTAATATGGATGAGTGGGGGTTAGATGCAGTTATTACCTGTTCACAGAAGTGCCTGATGTCTCCTCCGGGATTAAGCTTTGTGGCTTTAAGCGAGAGAGCATGGCAGATGGCAGAGGAGTCTGATCTTCCTAAGTATTATTTTGACCTTAAGAAGGCGAGAAAAGGCGTGCAGAGCGAAAAGCCGGAAAATCCGTATACACCAGCGGTTTCCACAATTATGGCCGTAAAGAAGGCTACAGACATGCTTCTTAATATAGGTATGGACACAGTATACAAAAATCAACATGCAATCGGTGAAAAGGTGAGGAAAACCGTAAAAGACATGGGGCTTAAGCTTTTCCCAGATGAAGCCATATCGTCAGATCTTTTGACGGCAGTACAAGTGCCAGAAGGATATAAAGCAGGCGATATAATAAACTATATGTCAGAAAAAGGTATACTGGTGACAGGTGGACAAGGGCATTTAAAAGGTAAAATAATCAGGATTGGCCACATGGGATATGTTACAGATGAAATGCTTAATTTGACATTTAATGCATTAAAAAGTGCACTTTTAGATTTATCTTAA
- a CDS encoding glycerate kinase translates to MRILVAPDSYKGSLSSKEVIEAMTEGIRRVVDAEIIKVPIADGGEGTVDALISLSGGKIVETEGIGPLGNTVKSFFGILDDGTAVIEMAASSGLNLVPDDMRDPLVTTTYGVGQLIKKALDEGCRRFIVGLGGSATNDGGAGMVQALGAKLLDEDGKDIPYGGGNLSRLKEIDIDGLDKRIYESSFMVASDVTNPLCGKNGASYIYGPQKGATPEMVEILDNNLNHYANVVKETLGKDFKDTKGAGAAGGLGFSLIAFLNAKVRSGIEIVMDAANMEEKIKSCDIVITGEGNTDFQTAFGKAPAGIAKIAQRYGKKVIILSGGLGYGYKELYKIGVTAMFSIVDRPMTIDEAVHDAKRLISDRMEDIIRLFV, encoded by the coding sequence AAGGCATAAGAAGGGTTGTAGATGCTGAGATTATAAAAGTGCCTATAGCTGACGGCGGAGAAGGCACAGTAGACGCATTGATTTCTTTATCAGGAGGGAAAATCGTAGAGACAGAAGGGATAGGCCCTCTTGGCAATACTGTAAAAAGCTTTTTTGGAATCTTAGATGATGGCACAGCGGTCATAGAGATGGCTGCATCATCTGGTTTAAACCTTGTGCCAGATGACATGAGAGATCCTTTAGTCACTACTACATACGGTGTAGGGCAGCTTATAAAAAAAGCCCTTGACGAAGGATGCCGCAGGTTTATCGTAGGCTTAGGCGGCAGCGCCACAAATGACGGCGGTGCAGGCATGGTTCAAGCTTTAGGAGCAAAGCTCTTGGATGAAGACGGAAAAGACATACCTTACGGTGGGGGGAATCTTTCAAGGCTTAAGGAAATAGACATAGATGGCTTGGATAAGAGGATATACGAAAGCAGCTTCATGGTAGCATCAGATGTTACAAATCCTCTTTGTGGCAAAAACGGTGCATCTTACATTTACGGTCCTCAGAAAGGCGCTACACCTGAAATGGTAGAAATTCTTGATAACAATTTAAATCATTATGCAAATGTTGTAAAAGAAACATTAGGCAAAGATTTTAAAGATACAAAAGGTGCTGGAGCGGCAGGAGGATTGGGTTTTTCATTGATAGCGTTTTTAAATGCCAAAGTAAGATCTGGCATAGAAATAGTTATGGATGCCGCAAATATGGAGGAAAAGATAAAGTCATGTGATATTGTAATAACAGGCGAAGGCAATACAGACTTTCAAACTGCATTTGGCAAGGCGCCAGCAGGTATAGCGAAAATCGCCCAAAGATACGGCAAGAAAGTCATAATCCTTTCAGGCGGTTTAGGCTATGGATACAAAGAGCTTTATAAAATAGGTGTTACAGCAATGTTTAGCATAGTGGATAGACCTATGACGATAGATGAAGCCGTACATGATGCCAAAAGGCTTATATCTGACAGGATGGAGGACATAATCCGCTTATTTGTCTGA